The Amblyomma americanum isolate KBUSLIRL-KWMA chromosome 5, ASM5285725v1, whole genome shotgun sequence genome window below encodes:
- the LOC144134482 gene encoding uncharacterized protein LOC144134482, giving the protein MQKRHCRRRGRSDCSYSDRQGTPRSDVVAIVFCVLFFGLVGLISSIVILIAANSDGSDSTGGDYNTDFGDSDSKRNSGPQPAGPPLSIDIVVQGDNIPEVTRRDTIPTAQTGSSLRPTTATETRKPTFASVGTTTMTTTPTTTTTEPRKRELVCTVGFSTVEASMYPPDRFCDYLYYTNVVIVGDSLQGAEEQTSWKMFQEQAKTYSRVELGVAFHFRYIITQKLDAARNALDTLARNNIKHYGVLNIIGRLFRLRAVVNGLEDVFEKFKEIQGSDPTRKTIIAIASAYYSAHDVDFYQNLITTTVK; this is encoded by the exons ATGCAGAAGCGTCACTGCCGACGCAGAGGCAGATCTGATTGTTCCTATTCCGACCGCCAAGG GACCCCGAGAAGCGACGTCGTGGCCATCGTGTTCTGCGTGCTCTTCTTTGGCCTCGTCGGGCTGATCTCCTCTATCGTCATTTTAATCGCAGCCAACAGCGATG GTAGCGACAGTACTGGCGGTGACTACAACACAGACTTTGGCGACTCTGACAGCAAGAGGAACAGCGGGCCTCAGCCGGCCGGTCCTCCTCTCTCCATTGATATCGTGGTTCAGGGAGACAACATCCCTGAGGTCACCCGGCGGGACACCATACCTACGGCACAGACAG GTTCGTCCTTGAGGCCCACGACAGCTACAGAAACCCGCAAGCCAACCTTTGCGTCTGTGGGTACGACAACGATGACGACCACACCCACCACTACGACGACCGAGCCACGGA AGAGGGAGCTGGTGTGCACCGTGGGCTTTTCTACCGTGGAGGCATCCATGTACCCACCCGACCGGTTCTGCGACTACCTCTACTACACCAATGTGGTCATCGTTGGTGATAGTCTGCAGGGGGCCGAAGAGCAGACAAGCTGGAAGATGTTCCAGGAACAGGCCAAGACCTACAGCCGTGTCGAACTGGGAGTAGCCTTCCACTTCCG TTACATCATAACGCAGAAACTGGACGCTGCGAGGAACGCGCTCGATACGCTGGCACGTAATAACATCAAACACTACGGCGTCCTCAACATCATCGGTAGACTCTTTAGGCTGAGAGCGGTGGTGAACGGCCTTGAAGACGTTTTCGAG AAATTCAAAGAGATCCAAGGCAGCGATCCAACAAGGAAGACCATCATAGCTATCGCGTCGGCCTATTACTCCGCACATGACGTCGACTTCTACCAGAATCTCATCACGACTACAGTGAAGTGA
- the LOC144135450 gene encoding uncharacterized protein LOC144135450 — protein sequence MEQLIGCAAAPPCALEAVNNGFPSLELHSRFVRASYQYQNPSAMVGLSFELGALLYQLRNDTDDVTKIAYAPCVSAGITTQDAVCGPDPNAFNPSRQSLGPSLLVVGAFLNATSKRDVVISEFNLTVITKFREAERRFGPFRRNLAWLLFNVHLGDHRQRCGLGPFYILQEFCDFFKGASC from the exons ATGGAACAGCTGATCGGTTGCGCCGCCGcgccgccttgtgctcttgagGCTGTAAACAATGGATTCCCCAGCCTG GAACTGCACTCGAGATTTGTACGCGCGAGCTACCAGTACCAGAACCCGTCGGCAATGGTGGGCCTCTCGTTCGAGTTGGGCGCCCTCCTCTACCAGCTGCGAAATGACACCGACGACGTCACCAAAATCGCCTACGCCCCATGCGTCAGCGCCGGCATCACGACTCAGGACGCG GTTTGCGGCCCGGATCCGAACGCTTTCAACCCGTCACGGCAGTCCCTGGGCCCTTCCCTTCTTGTTGTGGGCGCGTTTCTGAACGCCACCTCCAAGAGAGACGTCGTCATATCCGAGTTCAACCTCACCGTTATCACCAAG TTCAGGGAGGCCGAAAGACGCTTCGGGCCTTTCCGCCGCAACTTGGCGTGGCTGCTATTCAACGTACACCTGGGAGACCACAGACAGCGGTGCGGATTGGGGCCGTTTTACATTCTCCAGGAGTTCTGCGACTTCTTCAAGGGGGCCTCCTGCTAG